One genomic region from Pseudomonas sp. R5-89-07 encodes:
- a CDS encoding response regulator transcription factor translates to MNTVFIIDDHPVIRLAIRMLLEHEGYKVVGETDNGCDAIQMVRECLPDLVILDISIPKLDGLEVLCRFNAMNTSMKTLVLTAQCPTLFATRCMRSGADGYVCKEGDLSELLSAIRAVLSGYNYFPSQALNANGADEADTQELELFKTVNDRELMVLQLFAQGRTNKEIAKGMFLSNKTVSTYKKRLMQKLKAQSLVELIEMAKRNALV, encoded by the coding sequence ATGAACACCGTTTTTATTATCGACGACCACCCCGTTATACGACTTGCCATCAGAATGTTACTGGAACATGAAGGTTACAAAGTCGTTGGTGAAACGGACAACGGGTGCGACGCCATACAGATGGTTCGCGAATGCCTGCCGGATTTGGTGATTCTCGACATCAGCATCCCGAAACTCGACGGCCTCGAAGTACTCTGCCGATTCAACGCCATGAACACGTCGATGAAAACCCTGGTCCTCACAGCCCAGTGCCCAACCCTGTTTGCCACGCGGTGCATGCGTTCGGGCGCCGACGGCTACGTCTGCAAGGAGGGGGACCTGAGCGAACTATTGAGTGCTATTCGCGCCGTACTGTCCGGTTACAACTACTTTCCCAGCCAGGCCCTGAATGCAAATGGAGCGGACGAAGCGGATACCCAGGAGTTGGAGCTGTTCAAAACCGTCAACGATCGAGAACTCATGGTCCTGCAACTTTTTGCACAAGGCCGCACTAACAAGGAAATAGCCAAGGGCATGTTCTTGAGCAACAAAACAGTCAGCACTTATAAAAAGCGATTAATGCAAAAACTAAAAGCCCAGTCTTTAGTTGAGCTCATCGAGATGGCAAAACGAAACGCGCTAGTGTGA
- a CDS encoding response regulator: MPRHPLRILLVEDHPFQLLATQCLLRSFGFHHLTPVENAEQAIRIMTQSEFPFDLMLCDQCLPDLPGIELVEIASRGQFVISAILLSGLPTTELFKLTLQAAQRNLPLLGCLSKPLNKDEFEGLIPST; encoded by the coding sequence ATGCCCAGACATCCCCTTCGTATTCTTTTGGTGGAGGATCACCCCTTTCAACTCCTGGCCACCCAATGCTTGCTCAGAAGCTTCGGCTTCCACCACCTCACTCCCGTCGAAAATGCCGAACAGGCCATACGCATAATGACCCAGTCCGAATTCCCCTTCGACTTGATGTTATGCGACCAGTGCCTACCTGACCTCCCGGGCATTGAGTTGGTGGAAATCGCCAGCCGTGGTCAATTCGTTATCAGCGCGATTCTGTTGAGCGGGCTACCGACGACTGAATTATTCAAACTGACCCTACAGGCTGCGCAGCGAAACCTTCCACTACTGGGCTGCTTGTCAAAACCATTAAACAAAGATGAGTTTGAAGGTTTAATACCTTCAACTTAA
- a CDS encoding deoxyguanosinetriphosphate triphosphohydrolase, producing the protein MDWPTLLTRERLGKPLHSPEELGRSPFHKDHDRIIFSGAFRRLGRKTQVHPVSSNDHIHTRLTHSLEVSCVGRSLGMRVGETLRGALPDWCDPSDLGMVVQSACLAHDIGNPPFGHSGEDAIRHWFQQAAGRGWLDDMSNAERNDFLNFEGNAQGFRVLTQLEYHQFDGGTRLTYATLGTYLKYPWTARHADSLGYKKHKFGCYQSELPILEQIAHKLGLPQLEDQRWARHPLVYLMEAADDICYALIDLEDGLEMELLEYAEVESLLLDLVGDDLPQTYRQLGASDSRRRKLAILRGKAIEHLTNAAAQAFVEQQDALLAGTLPGDLVEHMHGPAKRCVLDAKDMARKKIFQDKRKTLHEIGAYTTLEILLNAFCGAALEQHGGRTPSFKHRRILDLLGNSAPDPTWPLHASFLRMIDFIAGMTDSYATEMAREMTGRSSPQ; encoded by the coding sequence TTGGATTGGCCCACCCTGCTGACCCGCGAACGTCTTGGCAAACCCCTGCACAGCCCGGAAGAACTGGGCCGCAGTCCTTTTCACAAAGACCACGACCGCATTATTTTCTCCGGCGCTTTCCGTCGTCTGGGTCGCAAGACCCAGGTGCATCCCGTTTCCAGCAATGACCATATCCACACGCGCCTGACCCACTCGCTGGAAGTCAGCTGTGTGGGGCGCTCCCTGGGGATGCGCGTCGGTGAAACACTGCGCGGCGCCCTGCCCGACTGGTGCGACCCTAGCGACCTGGGCATGGTGGTGCAGTCGGCCTGCCTGGCCCATGACATCGGCAATCCGCCCTTCGGCCACTCCGGCGAAGATGCCATCCGCCACTGGTTCCAGCAGGCCGCCGGGCGCGGCTGGCTGGATGACATGAGCAATGCCGAGCGCAATGACTTCCTCAACTTCGAAGGCAATGCCCAAGGTTTTCGGGTACTGACCCAGCTTGAATACCATCAGTTCGACGGTGGCACGCGACTGACCTATGCCACCCTGGGTACTTACCTCAAGTACCCCTGGACCGCCCGCCACGCGGACTCGTTGGGCTACAAAAAACACAAGTTCGGCTGCTACCAGAGTGAGCTGCCGATTCTGGAACAGATCGCCCACAAGCTCGGCCTGCCTCAACTGGAGGATCAACGCTGGGCCCGCCACCCATTGGTGTACCTGATGGAGGCGGCCGATGACATTTGCTATGCGTTGATCGACCTGGAAGACGGCCTGGAGATGGAGTTGCTGGAATACGCCGAAGTCGAGTCACTGCTGCTCGACCTGGTGGGTGATGACCTGCCGCAGACGTATCGACAGTTGGGTGCGTCGGATTCGCGTCGCCGCAAACTGGCGATCCTGCGCGGCAAGGCCATCGAGCACCTGACCAACGCAGCGGCGCAGGCTTTTGTCGAGCAACAGGACGCCCTGCTTGCAGGCACCTTGCCTGGCGACCTGGTTGAGCACATGCACGGTCCGGCAAAGCGCTGTGTACTGGATGCGAAGGACATGGCGCGCAAGAAAATCTTCCAGGACAAACGCAAGACTCTGCATGAAATCGGCGCTTACACCACCCTGGAAATTTTGCTGAATGCGTTTTGCGGTGCGGCCCTGGAGCAACACGGCGGGCGTACGCCGTCATTCAAGCACCGGCGCATTCTCGACTTGCTGGGCAACAGCGCGCCGGACCCCACCTGGCCGTTGCACGCCTCGTTCCTGCGTATGATCGATTTTATCGCCGGCATGACCGACAGCTATGCCACCGAGATGGCACGGGAGATGACCGGGCGCTCCAGCCCTCAATAG
- a CDS encoding phage holin family protein, whose amino-acid sequence MAIDESSSSKGAGSTSRRLGAAVLGLLHSHVELFGIELQEQKARTVSLLLFAGLALVFALLLLVGLSTLVMILVWDTGYRLTGIICLCVFYSLAAAFCGVRLKAAVFDESTPFHATLEELANDRERLLP is encoded by the coding sequence ATGGCTATCGACGAATCCAGCTCGTCAAAGGGCGCAGGTTCCACTTCCCGCCGTCTGGGCGCTGCCGTGCTCGGCTTGCTGCACAGCCATGTCGAACTGTTTGGCATCGAGTTACAGGAGCAGAAGGCGCGTACTGTCAGCCTGCTGCTATTTGCCGGCCTGGCGCTGGTGTTCGCCCTGTTGCTGTTGGTGGGGTTATCGACGCTGGTAATGATCCTGGTCTGGGACACCGGCTACCGCCTGACCGGCATCATTTGCCTGTGCGTGTTTTACAGCCTGGCTGCAGCATTCTGTGGGGTACGCTTGAAAGCGGCAGTGTTCGATGAGTCCACGCCGTTCCATGCCACCCTAGAAGAACTGGCCAATGACCGGGAGCGCCTGTTGCCATGA
- a CDS encoding YqjD family protein, translated as MAGKTAKTAQEILMADFQALVSDTERLLDDTATLAGDQADELRTRIHESLLKARETLQLTEDSLRERGQAAITATEDYVQANPWQSVGIAAGVGFLIGLLATRR; from the coding sequence ATGGCCGGCAAAACAGCAAAGACTGCTCAAGAAATACTGATGGCGGATTTTCAGGCCCTCGTCAGCGATACCGAAAGGTTGCTGGACGACACCGCTACCCTGGCCGGCGATCAGGCCGATGAGCTGCGCACCAGGATCCACGAAAGTCTGCTCAAAGCCCGTGAAACCCTGCAATTGACCGAAGACTCCCTGCGCGAACGTGGCCAGGCGGCCATTACCGCGACGGAAGATTACGTGCAAGCCAACCCATGGCAGTCTGTCGGCATCGCTGCCGGCGTGGGCTTTTTGATCGGTTTGCTGGCTACCAGGCGCTAA
- a CDS encoding ammonium transporter, whose amino-acid sequence MENLQSAVDTLVHSSNTLFILIGAVMVLAMHAGFAFLEVGTVRQKNQVNALSKILSDFAISTLAYFFIGYWISYGVSFMQPAAVISADHGYGLVKFFFLLTFAAAIPAIISGGIAERAKFAPQLCATALIVAFIYPFFEGVVWNGNFGLQAWLLATFGASFHDFAGSVVVHAMGGWLALAAVLLLGPRNGRYREGRLVAFAPSSIPFLALGSWILIVGWFGFNVMSAQTLNGVSGLVAVNSLMAMVGGTVAALVIGRNDPGFLHNGPLAGLVAICAGSDLMHPVGALVTGVVAGGLFVWCFMAAQDRWKIDDVLGVWPLHGLCGVWGGIACGIFGQSALGGLGGVSLISQLIGTALGVAVALVGGLLVYGVIKRVSGLRLSQEQEYYGADLSIHKIGAVSQD is encoded by the coding sequence ATGGAAAATTTGCAAAGCGCGGTGGACACACTCGTCCATAGCTCCAACACCCTGTTCATCCTGATTGGCGCGGTGATGGTCCTGGCCATGCACGCCGGTTTTGCCTTTCTGGAAGTCGGTACGGTGCGCCAGAAGAATCAGGTCAACGCGTTGTCGAAAATCCTCAGCGACTTCGCGATCTCCACCCTGGCGTATTTCTTTATAGGCTATTGGATCTCCTATGGAGTGAGCTTCATGCAGCCGGCGGCGGTGATCAGCGCGGATCATGGCTACGGCCTGGTGAAATTTTTCTTCCTGCTGACCTTTGCCGCGGCGATTCCGGCGATCATTTCCGGGGGGATTGCCGAGCGCGCCAAATTCGCACCTCAGTTATGTGCGACGGCACTGATCGTGGCGTTCATCTACCCATTCTTCGAAGGGGTGGTGTGGAATGGCAACTTCGGTCTGCAGGCCTGGCTGCTCGCGACCTTCGGCGCCAGCTTCCATGACTTCGCAGGTTCTGTGGTGGTGCATGCCATGGGCGGCTGGCTGGCGTTGGCGGCGGTGCTGTTACTTGGGCCGCGCAACGGACGTTACCGCGAAGGGCGCCTGGTGGCGTTTGCGCCCTCAAGCATTCCGTTTCTCGCGCTGGGTTCGTGGATCCTGATCGTGGGCTGGTTCGGGTTCAACGTAATGAGTGCGCAGACCCTCAATGGCGTTAGCGGCCTGGTGGCGGTCAACTCGTTGATGGCAATGGTCGGCGGCACCGTCGCCGCGCTGGTGATCGGCCGCAATGACCCTGGCTTCCTGCACAACGGCCCGCTGGCCGGGCTGGTGGCGATCTGCGCCGGTTCCGATCTGATGCATCCGGTGGGCGCGCTGGTTACCGGTGTGGTCGCGGGGGGCTTGTTTGTGTGGTGCTTCATGGCCGCCCAGGATCGCTGGAAAATCGATGACGTGCTGGGGGTGTGGCCGCTGCATGGCCTCTGTGGCGTCTGGGGCGGCATTGCCTGCGGCATCTTCGGGCAGTCGGCACTGGGCGGGCTGGGGGGTGTCAGCCTGATCAGCCAATTGATCGGCACCGCCCTTGGCGTCGCCGTTGCGTTGGTCGGTGGCTTGCTGGTGTACGGCGTGATCAAGCGTGTGTCCGGGCTGCGCCTGAGCCAGGAACAGGAGTATTACGGAGCGGACCTGTCGATCCACAAGATCGGGGCTGTCAGTCAGGATTGA
- a CDS encoding glutaredoxin family protein, protein MLPECQLFGTLGCHLCEIAEAEIMPLVEHGLLVELVDITDPDDLTEAYGLRIPVLRRVDTGAELDWPFDTEQVVAFLR, encoded by the coding sequence ATGCTTCCTGAATGCCAGCTGTTCGGCACCCTGGGTTGCCATCTGTGTGAAATTGCCGAAGCCGAAATCATGCCGCTCGTCGAGCACGGGTTGCTCGTGGAGCTGGTGGATATCACCGACCCCGACGACCTGACCGAGGCCTACGGCCTGCGGATTCCGGTACTCAGGCGGGTGGACACGGGAGCGGAACTGGATTGGCCGTTCGACACCGAGCAGGTGGTTGCCTTTCTGCGCTGA
- a CDS encoding transcriptional regulator, which translates to MVNVEQLKSSVNRMSADVVRDAVNELRLDGLVTEGKTPFNKVHFNTCFAEIEALFQRAGYHKQLDVVGYQGLLYALYDPGRWEAVDVLRWLKEFTEAASASKVLRTQLAKA; encoded by the coding sequence GTGGTGAATGTCGAACAACTGAAAAGCAGCGTCAATCGCATGTCCGCCGATGTCGTGCGCGATGCGGTGAACGAGCTGCGCCTGGATGGCCTGGTCACGGAAGGCAAGACGCCCTTCAACAAAGTGCATTTCAATACCTGCTTTGCCGAAATCGAAGCGCTGTTCCAGCGCGCCGGTTATCACAAGCAGCTGGATGTCGTGGGTTATCAGGGCTTGCTCTACGCGCTCTACGACCCGGGCCGCTGGGAGGCCGTGGACGTACTGCGCTGGCTCAAGGAGTTTACCGAGGCGGCGAGCGCTTCGAAGGTGTTGCGCACGCAATTGGCCAAGGCCTGA
- a CDS encoding pseudouridine synthase yields MSTSGFSPSQHQASTLYLPPGPWLTVLDCLCDHFPAIAREHWLDRIARGRVLDINGCPISLDLAYKEGLCIYYFREVPNEKVIPVQESILYADEHLVVADKPHFLPVTPAGEYVEQTLLRRLIRRLDNPALVPLHRIDRHTAGLVLFSANPDSRSAYQQLFPTRRIDKFYEAIAPALPGLAFPRVHKSRLVDGEPFFRMQEGPGSSNTETAVEVREKHGDLWRYGLFPVTGKKHQLRVHMTALGASICNDPFYPDVIKDAQDDYANPLKLLAQGVRFIDPVSGQERSFRSEITLDW; encoded by the coding sequence ATGTCCACTTCCGGTTTTTCCCCTTCGCAGCACCAGGCCAGCACCTTGTACCTGCCGCCTGGCCCATGGTTGACGGTGCTCGATTGCCTGTGCGATCACTTCCCGGCGATCGCCCGTGAACACTGGCTGGACCGCATTGCCCGTGGCCGCGTGCTGGATATCAACGGTTGCCCCATCAGCCTGGACCTGGCTTACAAGGAAGGCCTGTGCATCTATTACTTTCGCGAAGTGCCCAATGAGAAAGTAATCCCGGTACAGGAAAGCATCCTGTACGCCGATGAACACCTGGTGGTGGCCGACAAGCCGCACTTCCTGCCAGTGACCCCCGCCGGCGAGTACGTCGAACAAACGCTGTTGCGCCGTTTGATCCGGCGTCTGGACAATCCCGCCCTGGTGCCCCTGCACCGCATTGACCGGCATACCGCTGGGCTGGTGCTGTTCTCGGCCAACCCCGACAGCCGCTCGGCCTATCAGCAGCTGTTTCCCACGCGGCGCATCGATAAATTCTACGAAGCCATTGCGCCGGCCTTGCCTGGCCTGGCGTTCCCTCGGGTACACAAAAGCCGGCTGGTGGACGGTGAACCGTTCTTCCGAATGCAGGAAGGCCCAGGTTCCAGCAACACCGAAACGGCTGTTGAAGTGCGCGAGAAACACGGCGATCTATGGCGCTATGGCCTGTTCCCGGTGACCGGCAAGAAGCACCAGTTGCGCGTACACATGACCGCGCTCGGGGCGAGTATCTGCAATGACCCGTTCTACCCTGACGTGATCAAGGACGCCCAGGACGATTACGCCAACCCGCTCAAGTTGTTGGCCCAGGGCGTGCGTTTTATCGACCCGGTCAGCGGCCAGGAACGCAGCTTTCGCAGTGAAATCACGCTGGACTGGTAA
- a CDS encoding YgdI/YgdR family lipoprotein, whose protein sequence is MTQRTIAALMLALGLATLAGCASPTVITLNDGREIQAVDTPKYDEDSGFYEFEQLDGKHTRINKDQVRTVKDL, encoded by the coding sequence ATGACTCAACGGACCATCGCCGCTCTCATGCTTGCACTGGGCCTCGCCACCCTCGCCGGTTGCGCTTCGCCAACAGTGATCACCCTGAATGACGGTCGCGAAATCCAGGCCGTCGACACCCCGAAATACGATGAAGACTCGGGCTTCTACGAATTCGAACAGCTGGACGGCAAGCACACCCGCATCAACAAAGATCAGGTTCGCACCGTTAAAGACCTGTAA
- the mobA gene encoding molybdenum cofactor guanylyltransferase MobA, which yields MSLESSRLPCSILLLAGGRGQRMGGEDKGLLEWRGQPLIAHLHQRVRPLTDDLIISCNRNHARYAPYADQLVSDDSPDFPGPLAGIRAGLFAARHEHLLILPCDVPQIDARLLADLRAIAQRNPQVPVMVRHGEFWEPLLCIIPTALKDQVEQAWNAGERSPRKILLQLGATGLECPDDDPRLANLNTPELLHAPAGMSE from the coding sequence ATGTCCCTTGAATCTTCACGCCTGCCTTGCTCGATTTTGTTGTTGGCCGGTGGCCGTGGCCAGCGCATGGGCGGCGAGGACAAAGGCCTGCTGGAATGGCGCGGCCAGCCCTTGATTGCGCACCTGCACCAACGGGTGCGGCCGCTCACCGATGACCTGATCATCTCGTGCAATCGCAACCATGCGCGGTATGCGCCCTATGCCGACCAATTGGTAAGCGACGACAGCCCGGACTTTCCCGGCCCCCTGGCCGGCATACGCGCGGGACTATTCGCCGCGCGTCATGAGCATCTGCTGATCCTGCCCTGCGACGTGCCGCAGATCGATGCGCGACTGCTGGCCGATTTGCGTGCGATTGCGCAACGCAACCCGCAGGTTCCGGTGATGGTACGCCACGGCGAGTTCTGGGAACCCTTGCTCTGCATTATCCCCACCGCCCTGAAAGATCAGGTGGAACAGGCCTGGAATGCCGGCGAACGTAGCCCGCGCAAAATCCTGTTGCAGCTGGGCGCCACAGGCCTGGAATGCCCGGACGATGACCCGCGCCTGGCCAACCTTAATACCCCTGAGCTGTTGCACGCACCGGCTGGCATGTCAGAATGA
- the moaB gene encoding molybdenum cofactor biosynthesis protein B has translation MKAKADAPFVPLNIAVLTVSDTRTLDTDTSGQVFVDRLTAAGHHLAERVLLKDDLYKIRAQVAHWIAEDVVQVVLITGGTGFTGRDSTPEAVSCLLDKQVDGFGELFRQISVADIGTSTVQSRALAGLANGTLVCCLPGSTNAVRTGWDGILAEQLDNRHRPCNFVPHLKQAEPCESRG, from the coding sequence ATGAAAGCCAAGGCTGATGCGCCCTTCGTACCTTTGAATATCGCTGTGCTGACCGTCAGCGACACTCGCACCCTGGACACCGACACCTCGGGCCAGGTCTTCGTCGACCGCCTGACCGCCGCCGGCCACCACCTGGCCGAACGTGTACTGCTCAAGGACGACCTCTACAAAATTCGCGCCCAAGTCGCCCATTGGATCGCCGAGGATGTGGTGCAGGTCGTGCTGATTACCGGCGGCACCGGCTTCACTGGCCGCGACAGCACGCCGGAAGCGGTGAGCTGCCTGCTGGACAAACAGGTGGATGGTTTTGGCGAGCTGTTCCGCCAGATCTCGGTCGCCGATATCGGCACGTCCACGGTGCAATCGCGCGCCCTGGCCGGCCTGGCCAATGGCACCCTGGTGTGCTGCCTGCCGGGCTCCACCAATGCCGTGCGCACCGGCTGGGACGGCATCCTGGCGGAGCAGCTGGATAACCGTCATCGGCCGTGCAATTTCGTACCTCACCTCAAGCAGGCCGAGCCCTGCGAATCCCGTGGATAA
- the glp gene encoding gephyrin-like molybdotransferase Glp — translation MPVDEALQRLLDVAGATPIHEHEAVSLAECDGRVLAQDLVATLDLPPWPNSAMDGYALRLADWAGEPLPVSQRIFAGNAPEPLVPGTCARIFTGAPVPQGADCVEMQENAIIHNDERVSFSEPLHAGQNIRPQGQETTVGELVLPAGTRLGPIELGLAASLGCDRLDVVRRVRVAVLSTGDELIEPGLPLGPGQIYNSNRRVLCAWLARMACEVIDAGILPDDLEQTRARLASLGNVDLILSTGGVSVGEADFLGMALREEGELALWKLAIKPGKPLTFGHFRGVPVIGLPGNPASTLVTFALLARPYLLRRQGVEDVAPLRFKVPVGFVWPKPGNRREYLRGRIEQGKAVIYGNQSSGVLRSAAWAQGFLEVLEGTTLAVGDQVNFIPLSDLLN, via the coding sequence ATGCCGGTGGACGAGGCCTTGCAGCGTTTGCTGGACGTGGCCGGCGCCACGCCGATCCACGAGCACGAAGCGGTGAGCCTGGCCGAATGCGATGGCCGCGTATTGGCACAAGACCTGGTCGCCACCCTCGACCTGCCGCCCTGGCCCAACAGTGCCATGGACGGCTACGCCCTGCGCCTGGCGGACTGGGCCGGCGAGCCTTTGCCGGTCAGCCAGCGCATTTTTGCCGGCAATGCGCCAGAGCCGTTGGTGCCCGGAACCTGCGCACGCATCTTTACCGGCGCACCCGTGCCCCAGGGTGCCGACTGCGTGGAAATGCAGGAAAACGCGATCATTCACAACGATGAACGTGTGAGTTTCAGCGAGCCGTTGCACGCGGGTCAGAATATCCGCCCTCAAGGCCAGGAAACGACGGTCGGCGAATTGGTGTTGCCCGCCGGTACGCGCCTGGGCCCGATCGAGTTGGGCCTGGCTGCTTCGCTTGGATGTGATCGCCTGGACGTGGTGCGGCGTGTGCGGGTGGCCGTGCTGTCGACCGGGGACGAACTGATCGAACCCGGTTTGCCGCTGGGGCCTGGGCAGATCTACAACAGCAACCGCCGTGTACTGTGCGCCTGGCTGGCGCGCATGGCGTGCGAAGTGATCGATGCCGGAATCCTTCCGGATGACCTGGAACAGACCCGCGCACGCTTGGCGAGCCTGGGCAATGTCGACCTGATCCTGTCCACCGGTGGCGTGTCGGTAGGCGAGGCGGACTTCCTCGGTATGGCCTTGCGTGAAGAGGGCGAACTGGCCCTGTGGAAACTCGCAATCAAACCCGGCAAGCCGCTGACCTTCGGGCATTTTCGTGGCGTGCCGGTGATCGGCCTGCCAGGTAACCCCGCGTCGACCCTGGTGACGTTCGCCCTGTTGGCTCGGCCTTACCTGCTGCGCCGCCAAGGTGTGGAAGACGTCGCGCCGCTCCGTTTCAAAGTGCCGGTGGGGTTCGTGTGGCCCAAGCCAGGCAACCGCCGTGAGTATCTGCGCGGGCGCATCGAGCAGGGCAAGGCGGTCATCTACGGCAACCAGAGCTCCGGCGTGCTGCGCAGCGCAGCGTGGGCGCAAGGGTTTTTGGAGGTGTTGGAAGGGACGACGTTAGCGGTAGGCGATCAGGTCAATTTCATTCCCCTGAGTGACCTCCTGAATTGA
- a CDS encoding CsbD family protein: protein MKSEQVEGVAEKLAGKAQSTVGKLLGDSQIQAEGAGRQAAGQLTQTYGDALDSVSTFVKEKPVAALAIGAVALLVLDRLLRR, encoded by the coding sequence ATGAAAAGTGAACAAGTAGAAGGTGTTGCAGAAAAGCTCGCCGGCAAGGCACAGAGCACAGTAGGGAAATTGTTGGGTGACTCGCAGATCCAAGCAGAAGGTGCTGGTCGACAGGCTGCCGGGCAACTGACCCAGACCTATGGGGATGCACTGGACAGCGTATCTACGTTCGTTAAAGAAAAACCAGTCGCCGCACTCGCCATTGGTGCGGTGGCCCTGCTGGTGCTGGACCGTCTCCTGCGCCGCTGA
- a CDS encoding EscU/YscU/HrcU family type III secretion system export apparatus switch protein: MKNPAPPRQAIALKYDGQQAPTLTAKGDEALAEAILKLARENEVPIYENAELVKLLARMELGDSIPEELYRTIAEIIAFAWTLKGKFPVGYDPNAQPVERDVTERGDDY, translated from the coding sequence ATGAAGAACCCGGCCCCTCCTCGCCAGGCGATCGCCCTCAAGTACGACGGCCAGCAAGCGCCCACCTTGACCGCCAAGGGCGATGAAGCCCTGGCGGAAGCGATCCTCAAGCTGGCGCGGGAAAATGAAGTGCCCATCTATGAAAACGCCGAGCTGGTGAAGCTGCTGGCGCGCATGGAACTGGGGGACAGCATTCCCGAAGAGCTGTACCGCACCATTGCCGAAATCATCGCGTTTGCCTGGACACTGAAGGGCAAGTTTCCGGTGGGGTATGACCCCAATGCGCAGCCGGTGGAGCGGGATGTGACGGAGCGCGGCGACGACTACTGA